Proteins encoded together in one Candidatus Eisenbacteria bacterium window:
- the pepF gene encoding oligoendopeptidase F → MRRVCLLAFFALLLALPLAHAEQRSQVPEKYKWKLSDLYPSQAAWNTAKTSLDRRIPSLSKFQGRLARSADSLSLALSTMSAVHKDLTQLYNYASMLSDQDIRIAAHVAMKQTASKMYVDYGAATSYVQPEILAAGAEKVRRFLSEEPRLKDYRHYLEDILRYAPHTLSAAEEKIAAQAGAMSTAGEDVRDIFKNAEMPYPTIRLTNGERVRLDDAAYTAQRQNTNRADRDSVFRAFWGKHLEFQGTIGTALNSKLRAHVFNKDVHKYKSCLEASLFSNNIPTRVYTQLLSDVHANLPTLHRYLRLRKRMMGVDTLRYEDLYAPIVKEVELKFTPEQAMEVTLASLEPLGKDYVETLRKGMTGGWIDWMPTEGKASGAYSTGAYGIHPYQLQNFTGFYDEVGTLTHEAGHSMHTHLADTHQPYPSHDYATFVAEVASTLNENLLFHHMLGRHKDKATRLFLLGSYLDNLRTTLFRQTLFAEFELRIHERAEKGETLTGESMTKLYLDLVRTYYGHAKGVCKVNPLYGVEWAYIPHFFYNFYVYQYATSIVASTSIARGIREEAATRPTRFPKRDAYLAMMKAGGSKYPIDELKEAGVDMTTSAPFKAAIREMNTVMDEMEKLLGARQ, encoded by the coding sequence ATGAGACGCGTGTGTCTTCTCGCCTTCTTCGCGCTCCTGCTCGCGCTGCCGCTCGCTCACGCCGAGCAGCGATCCCAGGTCCCTGAAAAGTACAAGTGGAAGCTCTCTGATCTCTATCCTTCCCAGGCCGCGTGGAACACCGCCAAGACGAGCCTCGATCGTCGCATTCCTTCGCTCTCGAAGTTCCAGGGACGCCTGGCGCGGTCGGCGGACAGCCTCTCCCTGGCGCTCTCCACGATGAGCGCCGTCCACAAAGACCTCACCCAGCTCTACAACTACGCCAGCATGCTCTCCGACCAGGACATCCGGATCGCCGCTCATGTCGCGATGAAGCAGACCGCGAGCAAGATGTACGTGGACTACGGGGCCGCGACGTCGTACGTGCAGCCGGAGATCCTCGCGGCCGGAGCGGAGAAGGTCCGCCGTTTCCTGTCCGAGGAGCCGCGCCTCAAGGACTACCGCCACTACCTCGAGGACATCCTGCGGTACGCGCCGCACACGCTGAGCGCGGCCGAGGAGAAGATCGCGGCCCAGGCGGGCGCGATGAGCACGGCCGGAGAGGACGTGCGCGACATCTTCAAGAACGCCGAGATGCCCTACCCCACGATCCGGCTCACGAACGGCGAGCGGGTGCGGCTGGACGACGCCGCCTACACCGCGCAGCGCCAGAACACGAATCGAGCCGACCGCGACTCGGTCTTCCGCGCCTTCTGGGGCAAGCACCTCGAATTCCAGGGAACGATCGGCACGGCGCTGAATTCCAAGCTGCGGGCGCACGTGTTCAACAAGGACGTGCACAAGTACAAGAGCTGCCTCGAGGCGTCACTCTTTTCCAACAACATCCCGACCCGCGTCTACACCCAGCTCCTGTCGGACGTGCACGCCAACCTGCCCACGCTCCACCGCTACCTGCGGCTGCGGAAGCGGATGATGGGCGTGGACACGCTGCGCTACGAGGACCTCTACGCGCCGATCGTCAAGGAAGTGGAGCTGAAGTTCACGCCCGAGCAGGCGATGGAGGTCACGCTGGCCTCGCTCGAGCCGCTGGGCAAGGACTACGTGGAGACGCTGCGCAAGGGGATGACCGGCGGCTGGATCGACTGGATGCCGACGGAAGGCAAGGCCTCGGGCGCGTACAGCACGGGCGCGTACGGGATCCATCCCTACCAGCTCCAGAACTTCACCGGCTTCTACGACGAGGTCGGCACGCTGACGCACGAAGCCGGCCACTCGATGCACACCCATCTCGCCGACACCCACCAGCCCTACCCCTCGCACGACTACGCCACGTTCGTCGCCGAGGTGGCTTCCACGCTCAACGAGAACCTGCTCTTCCACCACATGCTGGGGCGTCACAAGGACAAGGCGACCCGCCTCTTCCTGCTCGGCAGCTACCTCGACAACCTGCGGACCACGCTGTTCCGCCAGACTCTGTTCGCGGAGTTCGAGCTCAGGATCCACGAGCGCGCCGAGAAGGGCGAGACGCTGACCGGCGAAAGCATGACCAAGCTCTATCTCGATCTCGTGCGCACGTACTACGGCCATGCCAAGGGCGTGTGCAAGGTGAACCCGCTCTACGGCGTCGAGTGGGCCTACATCCCGCACTTCTTCTACAACTTCTACGTCTATCAGTACGCCACCAGCATCGTGGCCTCGACCTCGATCGCGCGCGGCATCCGCGAGGAGGCCGCCACCCGTCCCACGCGGTTTCCGAAGCGCGACGCCTATCTGGCGATGATGAAGGCGGGCGGCTCGAAGTATCCGATCGACGAGCTCAAGGAAGCGGGAGTCGACATGACGACCTCGGCGCCCTTCAAGGCCGCCATTCGCGAGATGAACACGGTCATGGACGAGATGGAGAAGCTCCTGGGGGCCCGCCAGTAG
- a CDS encoding ATP-binding protein: MVERRFPRTSASLEDIYSYVRDFLASQGIQQEAAFDVDLIVEELFTNMVKYGVGGQPEITIGLDWKAPNLTLRLEDFGAPPFDPAQAPAVDVSRPIAERRAGGLGLHLVRRMADRLEYAYEDGRSRITVTKRVEA; the protein is encoded by the coding sequence ATGGTCGAGCGCCGCTTCCCGCGGACGTCTGCCTCTCTCGAAGACATCTATTCCTACGTTCGGGATTTCCTGGCATCCCAGGGAATCCAGCAGGAGGCCGCCTTCGACGTCGACCTCATCGTCGAGGAGCTATTCACCAACATGGTGAAATACGGCGTGGGTGGGCAGCCGGAGATCACGATCGGGCTCGATTGGAAGGCCCCGAACCTGACCCTGCGACTGGAGGACTTCGGGGCGCCCCCCTTCGACCCCGCGCAGGCGCCCGCCGTCGATGTCTCGCGTCCGATCGCGGAGCGTCGCGCTGGCGGCCTGGGCCTGCACCTGGTGCGCCGAATGGCCGACCGGCTGGAGTACGCCTACGAGGATGGCCGGAGCCGGATCACCGTGACCAAGCGGGTGGAGGCCTGA
- a CDS encoding STAS domain-containing protein yields the protein MLEIRTASEGRVQLVGRFDAAEAERVDRALKSMTGPVFLDCAELDYISSAGLGVLIEAHKRLAAAGHALTLANLVPRVRNVFGYAGLDRLLKIV from the coding sequence ATGCTCGAGATCCGCACCGCGTCCGAAGGCCGGGTTCAGCTGGTGGGGAGGTTCGACGCCGCGGAGGCGGAGCGCGTGGACCGGGCGCTCAAGTCGATGACCGGTCCGGTGTTTCTGGACTGCGCAGAGCTGGATTACATCTCGAGTGCCGGGCTCGGGGTGCTGATCGAGGCTCACAAGCGGCTGGCCGCCGCGGGGCATGCGCTGACGCTCGCGAATCTCGTTCCCCGGGTGCGTAACGTCTTCGGATATGCTGGATTGGACCGGCTGCTGAAGATTGTCTGA
- a CDS encoding sigma-70 family RNA polymerase sigma factor has translation MASPTVHKADEDALVDAARAGDSRAFGTLVETYGRPVFNLALRMTGNPEDARDLVQVVFVKAYERLETFDGRSRFFSWIYRIAINESLNFVSRRKRVVELDDQLVSNERTPDEQAARGEEERMVQAAMQDLTPEYRQVIILRHFLDLSHVEMGSVLRLPEKTVKSRLHTARVRLAEALRKRGYGPQ, from the coding sequence TTGGCCTCTCCGACTGTCCATAAGGCTGATGAAGATGCCCTGGTCGACGCGGCGCGAGCCGGAGACTCCAGGGCCTTCGGGACCCTTGTCGAAACATACGGGCGACCCGTGTTCAACCTGGCGCTCCGGATGACGGGGAATCCCGAAGACGCTCGGGATCTGGTCCAGGTCGTCTTCGTCAAGGCATACGAGAGACTGGAGACCTTCGATGGACGCAGCCGCTTCTTCAGCTGGATCTATCGAATCGCGATCAACGAGTCCCTGAACTTCGTGAGCCGTCGGAAGCGCGTGGTGGAGCTGGACGATCAACTGGTCTCGAACGAGCGAACCCCCGACGAGCAGGCGGCGAGGGGCGAGGAGGAGCGAATGGTTCAGGCAGCGATGCAGGATCTGACGCCGGAGTACCGGCAGGTGATCATCCTGCGCCACTTCCTGGACCTCTCCCACGTCGAGATGGGATCCGTCCTCAGACTCCCCGAAAAGACCGTGAAATCGAGGCTGCACACCGCGCGGGTCCGGCTGGCCGAGGCCCTGCGCAAGCGGGGGTATGGACCCCAATGA
- a CDS encoding PrsW family glutamic-type intramembrane protease, which yields MTLVWALALGVIPVLLLLGGLQVMDSYRLVSGSAVLRSLGAGAVAAALAFAANSWLLQQDVDPTILRRYLAPLIEEVLKVSWVVVLIRSHRVGFLVDAGVHGFAAGTGFAVIENLYYAWALGSSGLAFWIVRGLGTAVLHGTTTAIVAIISQGLSERRAAPGVLAFLPGLAISIAIHSLYNHLLFNPLLATSTILIVTPLLLVAVYERSEAAMRSWLGTGLDSDVERLELILSGEVSGSHIGEYLDSLRHRFEGPILADMLCLLQIHLELSIRAKGTLIARAAGLELPVDEDVRSRLEELRYLEHSIGRTGRLAMLPLLHTRTRDLWQVYVLSR from the coding sequence ATGACCCTCGTCTGGGCGCTGGCGCTGGGCGTGATCCCGGTGCTGCTGCTCCTCGGCGGTCTGCAGGTCATGGACAGCTACCGCCTGGTGTCGGGCTCGGCGGTGCTCAGGTCGCTCGGCGCCGGAGCGGTGGCGGCGGCGCTGGCGTTCGCCGCCAACTCCTGGCTCCTGCAGCAGGACGTCGACCCCACCATCCTGCGACGCTATCTCGCTCCTCTGATCGAAGAGGTCCTCAAGGTCTCGTGGGTGGTCGTGCTGATCCGTTCGCATCGCGTCGGCTTCCTCGTCGACGCGGGGGTCCACGGCTTCGCGGCCGGCACCGGATTCGCGGTGATCGAGAACCTCTACTACGCCTGGGCGCTCGGGTCCTCGGGCCTCGCGTTCTGGATCGTTCGCGGGCTGGGCACTGCGGTCCTGCATGGCACCACCACCGCCATCGTGGCCATCATCTCGCAGGGACTCTCCGAACGACGCGCCGCCCCGGGCGTGCTCGCCTTCCTGCCCGGACTCGCGATCTCGATCGCGATCCACTCCTTGTACAACCACCTTCTGTTCAATCCGCTGCTGGCGACCTCGACCATCCTCATCGTCACCCCGCTGCTGCTGGTCGCGGTGTACGAGCGTAGCGAGGCGGCCATGCGCTCCTGGCTCGGCACCGGGCTCGACAGTGACGTGGAGCGTCTCGAGCTCATCCTGAGCGGTGAGGTGAGCGGATCGCACATTGGCGAATACCTGGACTCTCTGCGACACCGGTTCGAGGGTCCGATCCTCGCGGACATGCTGTGCCTGCTGCAGATCCATCTCGAGCTGTCGATCCGGGCCAAGGGAACGCTGATCGCCCGGGCCGCCGGGCTCGAGTTGCCGGTGGACGAGGACGTTCGGTCCCGGCTCGAAGAGCTCCGCTACCTGGAGCACTCGATCGGGCGCACCGGCCGGCTCGCGATGCTCCCGCTCCTCCACACTCGGACGCGGGACCTCTGGCAGGTCTACGTCCTCTCGCGCTGA
- a CDS encoding sigma-54 dependent transcriptional regulator has translation MKRILIVEGDSASRLGVRDFLRAKGLEVNEADSWASAEEAVRSKAPDAAVLDYRLPDGDALALLPRLKAVDPDLPVVILTPQGTVELAAKTIQSGADQFLPMPVELDALQVLLQRLLEAKRARQQRAARQPRRGPSRNPFLGTSALIRQLEADAHAAAEAQHPVLIVGEKGSGKGVLAEWLHDSGPRAEEAFAELNCAGYASDRLDAELFGHEPGAFEGAADGKPGLFEIGHHGTVFLDEVGNMDLGVQAKILRVIEEQRVRRLGDTRDRFVDVHLLSATCEDLQGLARQKKFREDLYIRMRVIMLRIPPLRERPEDVAPIARSLIDAYTQEMARGNGELDPSVIPALTSYPWPGNVRELRNAIERAILRAEGAPISGAHLALDRATGGDDHMTLAEMERRHIERALEVENGHVERAAKRLGVPRSTLYQRLRQMGIPLRRAH, from the coding sequence ATGAAACGCATCCTCATCGTGGAAGGGGATTCCGCGTCGCGCCTTGGCGTGCGGGATTTCCTGCGGGCCAAGGGGCTCGAGGTCAACGAGGCGGACTCATGGGCTTCCGCCGAGGAGGCCGTGCGCTCGAAAGCGCCGGACGCGGCAGTGCTCGATTACCGCCTGCCGGACGGCGACGCGCTCGCGCTCCTTCCACGGCTGAAGGCGGTGGATCCCGATCTGCCGGTGGTGATCCTGACGCCTCAGGGCACCGTCGAGCTGGCGGCCAAGACGATCCAGAGCGGCGCCGATCAGTTCCTTCCCATGCCGGTGGAGCTCGATGCGCTCCAGGTCCTGCTCCAGCGGCTGCTGGAGGCCAAGCGCGCTCGGCAGCAGCGTGCGGCCAGGCAGCCGCGCCGCGGGCCGAGCCGGAATCCTTTCCTCGGCACGAGTGCTTTGATCCGTCAGCTCGAGGCCGATGCGCACGCGGCCGCCGAGGCCCAGCATCCGGTGCTGATCGTGGGTGAAAAGGGCAGCGGCAAGGGCGTCCTCGCCGAGTGGCTCCATGATAGCGGGCCGCGTGCCGAGGAGGCTTTTGCCGAGCTCAACTGCGCCGGATATGCGTCCGATCGACTGGATGCCGAGCTGTTCGGGCACGAGCCGGGCGCATTCGAAGGCGCCGCGGACGGCAAGCCCGGGCTATTCGAGATCGGGCACCACGGCACGGTGTTCCTCGACGAAGTCGGCAACATGGATCTTGGCGTTCAGGCGAAGATCTTGCGGGTGATCGAAGAGCAACGCGTGCGCAGGCTCGGAGACACACGCGACCGCTTCGTCGACGTCCATCTCCTGTCGGCCACCTGCGAAGACCTGCAGGGTCTCGCCCGCCAGAAGAAATTCCGCGAGGATCTGTATATCCGGATGCGGGTGATCATGCTGCGCATCCCCCCGCTCCGTGAGCGACCGGAGGACGTGGCCCCGATCGCGCGCTCGCTCATCGACGCATACACCCAGGAGATGGCTCGCGGGAACGGCGAGCTGGACCCGAGCGTCATCCCAGCCCTGACCTCTTATCCCTGGCCGGGCAACGTCCGCGAGCTACGAAACGCGATCGAGCGCGCCATCCTGCGCGCCGAGGGCGCTCCCATCTCCGGGGCGCACCTGGCGCTCGATCGGGCGACTGGCGGCGATGATCACATGACGCTGGCGGAGATGGAGCGCCGGCACATCGAGCGCGCACTGGAAGTCGAGAACGGCCATGTCGAGCGGGCGGCCAAGCGCCTCGGCGTGCCGCGCAGCACGCTCTATCAGCGCCTTCGTCAGATGGGGATTCCGCTCCGCCGCGCTCACTAG
- a CDS encoding aspartate 1-decarboxylase, with product MFRQYCKSKIMNAVVGKSLVHYEGSCGIDSAVLEAADIRPNEWIVIANVTTGARFETYAIPEPAGSGVVAIYGAAAHNAAVGHVLIVMSFAWLDEAESKAFAGTRVVRLRSGNKL from the coding sequence ATGTTTCGCCAGTACTGCAAGTCGAAGATCATGAACGCCGTGGTGGGCAAGTCGCTGGTCCACTACGAAGGCTCGTGCGGGATCGATTCGGCGGTCCTCGAGGCCGCCGACATCAGGCCCAACGAGTGGATCGTGATCGCCAACGTGACGACGGGCGCGCGCTTCGAGACGTACGCGATTCCCGAGCCGGCGGGCTCCGGCGTGGTCGCGATCTACGGCGCGGCGGCCCATAACGCCGCGGTTGGGCACGTTCTCATCGTCATGTCGTTCGCCTGGCTCGACGAAGCGGAGTCGAAGGCCTTCGCCGGAACCCGAGTGGTCCGGCTCCGCTCCGGCAACAAGCTCTAA
- a CDS encoding glycosyl hydrolase, whose product MPRRRSFLVLTLLSLAAVLPGFSSAAPRKGDKAESPDPFQALEWRSIGPYRGGRVTAVAGVPGQPLVYYFGATGGGLWKTLDGGTRWKNVSDGYFATGSVGAIAVAPSDPNVVYVGMGESCIRGNVSHGDGVYKSTDGGRTWTHLGLDDTRQIGRIRVHPDDSERLYVAALGHTFGPNAQRGVYRSKDGGSTWQRVLFVDDSTGAVDLAIDPRNPRVLYAGFWQAHRTPWSLESGGKGSALFKSTDGGDTWRALSGHGLPKGPWGRIGVAPSPARAERVWAMIEADEGGLFRSDDGGASWRRVSEDRRLRQRAWYYSHVYADPENPDGVVVLNVQFLRSTDGGRLFTPVATPHGDHHDLWIAPEDSRRMINGNDGGANVSMDGGASWSRQDNQPTAQFYHVAADDRFPYSLYGAQQDNSTVAIASRTSSSGIGPADWHPVGGCESGFVSPRKGNPEIVYAGCYDGVITRYDHRTKTLRDITVYPENPMGWGAEGMKYRFQWTFPIVASSHDPNTLYAAGNVLFRSTDEGHSWTAISPDLTRNDKSKLGPSGGPITKDNTSVEYYCTIFALAESKRDAKVLWAGTDDGRVHVTRDQGGHWADVTPKGVAPWSKVSQIDASPHDPATAYLAVNRYKLDDYRPYAYVTHDFGRSWKKISGGLPATAFVRVVREDPVRRGLLYAGTELGVFVSFDEGGSWRPLRMQTARRAPPSTDEEAATGLLPVVPITDLIVKDRDIAVATQGRSFWILDDVSPLRQMVARETGSSLRLLSPEPAYRFGGPVGRAGEMGLNPAAGAWIYYRLPRAPAESEEVTLEILDDSGRSVRKFSSRGDPAEPGGEAGGEPGAPADAANKLPARSGYNRYTWNMRHADPKRFKGLILWGGGNQGPQVPAGRYTLRLQAGGATATETLEVRRDPRLATTDAEDRERYDLLLAIRDKLTETHESIERLRETRDQVKAAAERAKSFAKDSTIARAADQLVKKLTTVEEALYQTKIRSNQDPLNYPIRLNNKLSALGGDVSDSEGRPTTQQQEVYRDVTRRIDAQLGTLQQLLGDDLASFNRMIREREIPAVVVKGAAGAAKQPVP is encoded by the coding sequence ATGCCACGCCGTCGTTCGTTCCTGGTCCTCACGCTGCTCTCGCTCGCGGCCGTTCTCCCGGGCTTCTCCTCCGCCGCGCCGCGCAAAGGTGACAAGGCGGAAAGCCCGGACCCGTTCCAGGCGCTCGAGTGGCGCTCGATCGGCCCGTATCGCGGTGGCCGCGTGACCGCGGTGGCCGGCGTTCCGGGACAGCCGCTCGTCTATTACTTCGGCGCCACCGGAGGCGGACTGTGGAAGACGCTCGACGGCGGGACTCGCTGGAAGAACGTCAGCGACGGGTACTTCGCCACCGGATCGGTGGGAGCGATCGCCGTGGCGCCCTCGGATCCCAACGTCGTCTACGTGGGCATGGGCGAGTCCTGCATTCGCGGCAACGTGTCGCACGGCGACGGCGTGTACAAGTCCACCGATGGCGGGCGCACCTGGACCCACCTCGGACTCGACGACACGCGACAGATCGGCCGCATCCGCGTGCATCCCGACGATTCCGAGCGTCTCTACGTTGCGGCCCTGGGCCACACCTTCGGTCCGAACGCACAGCGCGGGGTCTATCGATCGAAGGACGGCGGCTCGACGTGGCAGCGCGTGCTGTTCGTCGACGACAGCACGGGAGCGGTCGACCTCGCCATCGATCCGCGCAATCCGCGTGTGCTCTACGCCGGCTTCTGGCAGGCGCACCGGACGCCGTGGAGCCTCGAGAGCGGGGGCAAGGGCAGCGCGCTCTTCAAGTCGACCGACGGCGGGGACACCTGGCGCGCGCTGAGCGGGCACGGGCTTCCGAAGGGCCCATGGGGACGGATCGGGGTGGCGCCTTCGCCGGCTCGAGCCGAGCGCGTGTGGGCGATGATCGAGGCCGACGAAGGCGGATTGTTCCGCTCCGACGACGGCGGCGCGAGCTGGCGCCGGGTGAGCGAGGACCGGCGTCTGCGGCAGCGGGCCTGGTACTACTCGCACGTCTACGCGGACCCGGAGAACCCCGACGGCGTGGTGGTCCTCAACGTCCAGTTCCTGCGCTCCACGGATGGAGGCCGCCTCTTCACTCCGGTGGCGACGCCGCACGGCGACCATCACGACCTGTGGATCGCGCCCGAGGATTCCCGTCGCATGATCAACGGCAATGACGGCGGCGCCAACGTGAGCATGGATGGAGGGGCGAGCTGGTCGCGGCAGGACAACCAGCCGACCGCGCAGTTCTACCACGTGGCCGCCGACGATCGTTTCCCCTACTCGCTGTACGGCGCGCAGCAGGACAACTCCACGGTCGCGATCGCCAGCCGCACCTCGAGCTCGGGAATAGGCCCGGCGGACTGGCATCCGGTCGGCGGATGCGAGAGCGGCTTCGTGTCGCCCAGGAAAGGGAATCCCGAGATCGTCTACGCCGGCTGCTACGACGGCGTGATCACCCGTTACGACCATCGCACCAAGACCCTGCGCGACATCACGGTCTATCCGGAGAACCCGATGGGGTGGGGGGCGGAAGGCATGAAGTATCGCTTCCAGTGGACCTTCCCCATCGTGGCATCGAGCCACGATCCCAACACGCTCTACGCGGCCGGCAACGTGCTCTTCCGCTCGACCGACGAGGGGCACAGCTGGACGGCGATCAGTCCCGACCTCACCCGCAACGACAAGTCGAAGCTCGGCCCATCGGGCGGGCCGATCACCAAGGACAACACCAGCGTCGAGTACTACTGCACGATCTTCGCGCTCGCCGAGTCGAAGCGGGATGCCAAGGTGCTTTGGGCCGGCACCGATGATGGCCGTGTCCACGTGACGCGCGACCAGGGCGGGCACTGGGCCGACGTCACGCCGAAGGGGGTGGCGCCGTGGAGCAAGGTGAGCCAGATCGACGCCTCACCCCACGATCCGGCCACGGCTTATCTCGCCGTCAATCGCTACAAGCTCGATGATTACAGGCCCTACGCCTACGTCACGCATGACTTCGGCAGGAGCTGGAAGAAGATCAGCGGCGGACTCCCCGCCACGGCGTTCGTCCGCGTCGTGCGCGAAGATCCCGTGCGCCGGGGATTGCTCTACGCGGGCACCGAGCTCGGCGTGTTCGTGTCGTTCGACGAAGGCGGATCGTGGCGGCCGCTGCGCATGCAGACGGCTCGCCGTGCGCCTCCTTCGACGGACGAAGAGGCGGCGACCGGCCTGCTTCCCGTCGTGCCGATCACCGACCTGATCGTGAAGGACCGGGACATCGCGGTGGCGACTCAGGGCCGAAGCTTCTGGATCCTCGACGATGTCTCGCCGCTCCGGCAGATGGTGGCGCGCGAGACCGGCTCCAGCCTGCGTCTTCTTTCGCCCGAGCCGGCCTACCGCTTCGGCGGACCGGTGGGGCGCGCGGGGGAGATGGGGCTCAATCCCGCGGCCGGGGCGTGGATCTATTACCGGCTGCCGCGCGCGCCGGCCGAGAGCGAAGAGGTGACGCTCGAGATCCTGGATGACTCGGGACGCTCGGTGCGCAAGTTCTCGAGCCGGGGAGATCCCGCGGAGCCCGGCGGCGAAGCCGGTGGGGAGCCCGGCGCACCCGCCGATGCCGCCAACAAGCTCCCGGCCAGGTCGGGCTACAACCGCTACACCTGGAACATGCGCCACGCCGATCCCAAGCGTTTCAAAGGGCTGATCCTGTGGGGTGGCGGGAACCAGGGTCCCCAGGTCCCCGCCGGCCGCTACACACTGCGGCTCCAGGCGGGCGGCGCGACCGCCACCGAGACGCTGGAAGTCCGGCGCGACCCGCGGCTCGCGACCACCGATGCCGAGGACCGGGAGCGATACGACCTGCTGCTGGCGATTCGCGACAAGCTCACCGAGACGCACGAATCGATCGAGCGCCTGCGCGAGACCAGGGACCAGGTGAAGGCCGCCGCCGAACGCGCCAAGTCCTTCGCCAAGGACTCCACGATCGCGCGCGCCGCCGACCAGCTGGTGAAGAAGCTGACCACCGTGGAGGAGGCGCTGTACCAGACCAAGATCCGAAGCAACCAGGATCCGCTCAACTACCCGATCCGCCTCAACAACAAGCTGAGTGCGCTGGGTGGCGACGTGTCGGATTCCGAGGGGCGGCCGACGACACAGCAGCAGGAGGTCTACCGGGACGTCACGCGCCGAATCGATGCGCAGCTCGGGACCTTGCAGCAGCTGCTGGGTGACGATCTGGCGTCGTTCAACCGGATGATCCGCGAGCGGGAGATCCCGGCGGTCGTGGTGAAAGGAGCGGCGGGGGCCGCGAAGCAGCCGGTGCCCTGA
- a CDS encoding FAD-dependent oxidoreductase — protein MSAGAEIPFASELPRSADLVVVGGGVVGAATAFFATRAGLQTVVLEKRKALGTLSTAAATGAFRLQFDNPDELEMVRESVAFFREFEVRTGLDHDLGLIEQGYLWVACDEESAARQLERVARQREWGLEDVEILGQPELRRRFPYLAPDVVQARYRAADGWLDPRKLTIGLAAASGATIVPDVTVRRLVVTDGAVRGVETSRGTMAARAVVVAAGTFSSRLAATAGIGLPIRMVRRHRLVMLDVPEVPADAPMTIDESNGTHWRPAPNGAHLMRPDPAEPEGEALDDVPTCESFAFDLLDPASPFAAARLAPFWSDVWARGAGAWLLKAGQYDLTPDHRSLLGPTTVAGLHVNCGHSGHGVMASVGASRRVVDLLLGRLDPELNPFRLDRAMASRERDVL, from the coding sequence ATGAGCGCCGGCGCCGAGATCCCCTTCGCTTCCGAGCTTCCGCGCAGCGCCGATCTGGTGGTGGTCGGTGGCGGCGTGGTCGGCGCCGCGACCGCTTTCTTCGCCACGCGCGCAGGTCTCCAGACCGTCGTCCTCGAGAAGCGCAAAGCCCTCGGCACCTTGAGCACGGCGGCCGCGACCGGCGCCTTCCGCCTGCAGTTCGACAATCCGGACGAGCTGGAGATGGTGCGGGAGAGCGTCGCGTTCTTTCGCGAATTCGAGGTACGCACGGGCCTCGATCATGACCTGGGGCTGATCGAGCAGGGATACCTGTGGGTGGCCTGCGACGAGGAGTCCGCGGCGCGCCAGCTCGAGCGCGTCGCACGCCAACGGGAGTGGGGACTCGAGGACGTGGAGATTCTCGGCCAGCCCGAGCTGCGCCGCCGCTTTCCCTATCTCGCTCCAGACGTGGTCCAGGCGCGCTACCGCGCGGCCGATGGCTGGCTCGATCCACGCAAGCTGACGATCGGCCTGGCCGCTGCCTCCGGCGCGACGATCGTGCCGGATGTCACGGTGCGGCGCCTCGTGGTGACGGACGGAGCGGTGCGGGGCGTGGAGACCTCGCGCGGCACGATGGCGGCCAGGGCGGTCGTGGTCGCCGCGGGAACGTTTTCGTCACGGCTCGCCGCCACGGCGGGGATCGGCCTCCCGATCCGGATGGTGCGACGGCACCGGCTGGTGATGCTGGATGTTCCCGAAGTCCCGGCCGACGCGCCGATGACGATCGACGAGTCCAACGGCACGCACTGGCGACCGGCGCCGAACGGCGCGCATCTCATGCGGCCCGATCCCGCGGAGCCGGAGGGAGAGGCGCTCGACGACGTTCCGACGTGCGAGTCGTTCGCCTTCGACCTGTTGGATCCCGCGAGCCCTTTCGCCGCGGCGCGGCTCGCTCCTTTCTGGAGCGATGTGTGGGCGCGCGGTGCGGGCGCCTGGCTGCTGAAGGCCGGGCAGTACGACCTCACCCCCGACCACCGGTCTCTGCTCGGCCCCACCACGGTCGCCGGTCTCCACGTGAACTGCGGCCACAGCGGACACGGCGTCATGGCGAGCGTGGGGGCGAGCCGGAGGGTCGTCGATCTGCTCCTCGGGCGTCTCGATCCCGAGTTGAATCCCTTCCGCCTGGACCGCGCGATGGCGAGCCGGGAGCGGGATGTGCTCTGA